A genomic window from Nitrososphaerota archaeon includes:
- a CDS encoding pyridoxamine 5'-phosphate oxidase family protein, whose product MRKEVLLKKQKIMHLATIDSKGSPHLVPVWYKKIEKKFYIGTNTRTSKAKNISKNKKVCFCIDVGIWHPIDGMMVSGKARLIKEHNTVKKIAGQILLRYFRTLKEKSAKQLLDQTDCVIEITPLKTTSWHY is encoded by the coding sequence ATGCGTAAAGAAGTTCTGCTAAAAAAACAAAAGATTATGCATCTTGCTACGATTGATTCCAAGGGAAGCCCGCATTTGGTTCCAGTATGGTATAAAAAAATTGAAAAAAAATTCTACATCGGCACAAACACAAGGACTTCCAAGGCAAAAAACATCTCAAAGAACAAAAAAGTGTGCTTTTGCATAGATGTTGGAATTTGGCACCCAATTGATGGCATGATGGTATCAGGCAAGGCAAGGCTCATCAAAGAACACAATACAGTCAAAAAAATCGCAGGACAGATTTTGCTTCGCTATTTTAGAACTCTCAAAGAAAAATCTGCAAAACAGTTGCTCGATCAGACCGACTGTGTGATAGAAATCACACCGCTAAAAACAACCAGTTGGCATTACTGA
- the npdG gene encoding NADPH-dependent F420 reductase — MKIGIIGGTGGMGKGFALRWCKKHEILIGSRDAQRASDAAKEYLQIANQGFGNISGTISGTDNNSVAAQSDVLILSIPYENIDSVCSGLLGNIKDSCTVISPIVPMTKTDIGFEFIPLKENKPFSHQMVQKHMKNKNKLVSAFHVISEKKLIDPNFTLDYDIFVCGDDKESIDVVNGLIVEISGLRPIFLGSGALAYQAEIATPLLLNAMIKNKMKNPGIKIL, encoded by the coding sequence TTGAAAATAGGAATCATTGGGGGCACTGGCGGTATGGGAAAAGGCTTTGCACTGCGCTGGTGCAAAAAGCACGAAATCCTAATTGGCTCCAGAGATGCGCAAAGAGCATCTGATGCCGCAAAAGAATATTTGCAAATAGCAAATCAGGGATTTGGGAATATCAGCGGAACAATTTCTGGGACAGACAACAATTCCGTTGCAGCTCAAAGCGACGTTCTGATTCTATCAATACCATATGAAAATATTGATTCTGTGTGTTCTGGCCTGCTTGGAAACATAAAGGACAGCTGCACCGTAATATCACCCATAGTTCCAATGACAAAGACAGACATTGGTTTTGAGTTCATACCATTAAAGGAGAACAAGCCATTCTCACACCAAATGGTGCAAAAACACATGAAAAACAAAAACAAGCTTGTATCAGCATTTCATGTCATATCGGAAAAAAAACTCATTGACCCAAACTTTACGCTGGATTATGATATTTTTGTCTGCGGTGACGATAAGGAATCTATTGATGTGGTAAATGGCCTAATTGTAGAGATTAGCGGCCTGCGGCCAATATTTCTGGGCTCTGGCGCACTGGCATATCAGGCAGAGATTGCAACTCCACTCCTACTCAACGCCATGATCAAAAACAAGATGAAAAACCCCGGAATCAAAATTCTCTAA
- a CDS encoding histidine phosphatase family protein produces the protein MGLIIFLRHGQAQNNTSRVLAGRAPGVQLTPKGITQANDIGRFLKSLDISHIYASPIERAHKTAQIVGDHVGLPTTVDERLYEIEMGKFSGMAYDDLYAKHGNIFLKFYQDDPIIEENGVETFMQVKSRVMSIVDHVRKEHSGKNVLLVTHMDPIKAMISNILNLNASSLFELIIANASLTIIREEQGKFSLSAINAMNSDRYNQGPF, from the coding sequence ATGGGATTGATAATATTTTTGCGTCATGGACAAGCGCAGAACAACACCTCTCGAGTTTTGGCAGGACGTGCGCCTGGAGTCCAACTCACACCAAAAGGAATCACGCAAGCCAACGACATTGGAAGATTCCTAAAATCACTTGATATTTCTCATATCTATGCAAGCCCAATAGAGCGTGCGCACAAGACCGCCCAAATTGTAGGCGATCACGTTGGACTGCCGACAACTGTGGATGAGCGTCTTTATGAGATAGAGATGGGCAAATTTTCCGGAATGGCATACGATGATCTGTATGCAAAACACGGAAACATCTTTTTGAAATTTTATCAGGACGATCCAATAATTGAGGAAAACGGGGTGGAAACATTCATGCAGGTCAAAAGCAGGGTCATGAGCATTGTGGATCACGTCAGAAAGGAACACTCTGGCAAAAACGTTTTGCTTGTGACACACATGGATCCGATCAAGGCAATGATATCAAATATCCTAAATCTAAACGCCAGTTCTCTTTTTGAGCTCATTATTGCAAATGCATCATTGACAATAATTCGAGAAGAGCAGGGAAAATTTTCCTTGTCTGCTATCAACGCAATGAACTCTGATCGATACAACCAAGGACCTTTCTAA
- a CDS encoding cytochrome c oxidase subunit I, whose translation MVLELSKPRPIWQIMFSTHHTDVGLLYTITSLSFFFLGGALALLIRAELFLPGSQIISDATTYNRIFTVHGTTLIFLFLLPFASAVGNYFVPIMVRYKDMAYPKLNAVAFWMIPPAGALIWLGFADFSWYATPPYSTIRSPGPSADMWIFAQKILGVSSVLGAINFVVTILKCKHPDLPLSKVPLLAWSFLSSSLIIIVAVPTFAAALVMLLTDRLGVSGFFDPSKGGDPIAYQHLFWFTFHPEVYVLVIPAIGMMYEIIPRFSRRPIFSHGSGIFAFVMLALVGFSSWAHHMYSTGMSFTEKTVFMVGTLAAVPASAMHVFNFIATMWGARIRFATPMMWAVGGIALFFSAGAGGVANAAMPFDFITHDTYWVVGHFHLFVMGTIAFGSMGFMYYMFPYITGRMYNETMGKIHFILTMVGTVMVFFTQHVLGLYGMPRRVFDYLPLPEYIIMNQISSIGAMVIGVSMALWIFNMIYSSAKGKEADMDDPWALGGKYYWSHQAKTPHH comes from the coding sequence ATGGTATTAGAGCTATCTAAGCCGCGACCAATTTGGCAGATAATGTTTTCGACTCATCACACTGATGTCGGGCTGCTATACACGATCACATCTCTATCATTCTTCTTCCTTGGTGGTGCTCTGGCACTGTTAATTAGAGCAGAACTATTCTTGCCTGGAAGTCAGATCATTTCAGATGCAACGACGTATAACCGAATTTTCACCGTTCATGGAACAACTTTGATCTTTTTATTCCTCTTACCATTCGCATCTGCGGTTGGCAACTATTTTGTTCCAATCATGGTCAGATACAAAGACATGGCGTATCCAAAACTAAATGCTGTTGCATTTTGGATGATCCCGCCAGCAGGCGCACTAATCTGGCTTGGCTTTGCTGACTTTAGTTGGTATGCAACCCCGCCGTACTCTACAATTCGCTCACCTGGTCCTTCAGCCGACATGTGGATATTTGCCCAGAAAATCTTGGGTGTATCATCAGTTCTAGGCGCAATCAACTTTGTAGTTACAATTCTCAAGTGCAAGCACCCTGATCTACCACTAAGCAAGGTACCTTTACTGGCTTGGTCATTTTTGAGCTCATCCCTAATTATTATAGTGGCGGTGCCTACATTTGCCGCCGCACTCGTAATGTTGTTAACTGACAGGCTCGGTGTTTCTGGATTCTTCGATCCATCAAAAGGCGGAGATCCAATTGCATATCAGCATCTGTTCTGGTTTACATTCCATCCCGAGGTGTATGTATTGGTAATTCCTGCAATCGGCATGATGTATGAAATCATTCCTAGATTCTCAAGGAGGCCGATCTTTAGCCATGGTTCTGGAATCTTTGCATTTGTGATGCTTGCACTTGTCGGATTCTCTTCATGGGCTCACCACATGTATTCAACAGGCATGTCGTTTACAGAAAAAACGGTATTCATGGTTGGAACCTTGGCAGCAGTTCCAGCATCTGCAATGCATGTATTCAACTTTATAGCCACAATGTGGGGCGCAAGAATTCGATTTGCAACACCAATGATGTGGGCAGTCGGAGGAATCGCACTATTCTTCTCAGCAGGAGCGGGCGGTGTAGCAAATGCTGCAATGCCGTTTGACTTTATCACACACGACACATACTGGGTGGTAGGACACTTCCATCTCTTTGTGATGGGAACAATAGCGTTTGGCTCTATGGGTTTCATGTACTACATGTTCCCTTACATCACTGGAAGAATGTATAATGAGACAATGGGCAAGATCCACTTTATTTTAACAATGGTTGGTACCGTCATGGTATTTTTCACACAACACGTATTGGGATTGTACGGAATGCCAAGAAGAGTTTTCGACTACTTACCATTACCTGAATATATCATTATGAATCAAATCTCATCAATTGGTGCAATGGTAATTGGTGTCAGCATGGCGCTGTGGATATTCAACATGATATACAGCTCAGCCAAAGGCAAGGAAGCAGACATGGATGATCCATGGGCACTAGGCGGCAAATACTACTGGTCACATCAGGCAAAGACACCACACCATTAG